Genomic DNA from Theobroma cacao cultivar B97-61/B2 chromosome 3, Criollo_cocoa_genome_V2, whole genome shotgun sequence:
CAAATACATGAACAAACAAATTCACGCTATGCTCTATGGCTCAATGACCAAAGCTGCTGAGAAAACAATACAATACTACCCCTTCAAGCGGCAGCCTGACTGAAGAGCCACTTGCGGATCTGCAATGAGAGTAAAAAAACTAGGTTCACAAAAAGGGAGGgaagaaattattttaattcaaggGTCAGAAATCAAGCAATGGTGGACATATATGACCAAATTAGAAAACCTTAAACACGTAACATGCACCCCCGgtccacacaaacacacacaaaaacaagaaataaagaaaggtgcacacacacacaagcATGCAATCTATGGACTCTGCACTTGCAATTTGCATCTTCTGACTCGTCATGAAGAATTACAAACCATCCAGAACATGAAGTCATGGATAACCAACAAACTATAGGTACTATCTTGCATTTGTGCGCAcgcgtgtgtgtgtgtgtgggAAGGGGGGATTAGTAAAACTAAAAGAAACAAggtagaaattaattaaatgtatcTGAAAAACTACCAAAACCCACCTCTGGAAGTTTTTTACGGAATGCAACATCCAGCCGTGCATCTAAGGTGTTCTCACACACAATTTTTCCATCTCGGGATGCTAACACTACACCTCCAGAGCTGTCAAAATGAAAAGCTTTTAATCAGTATTAACATTCCATCACcgttctttttcttctttctggTAGGGGGAGGGGGTGCACCAAGAAAAGGTTGCTATGATAATTAAACAGCAGCAACCTGGTAAAAATCCTTATGAAAATTGGTTATATATTACCACTAGTTTGTACAGCAAATAGTATCACCATACTAGTCAACACTTAGTTACTAACTTAAGCCAAGCCAACCACTTCGTAATACACCAAAAGACCAACCCTTCTCACTAATAAACTGTAAGGAGGAAGGTTGgtccaaataattaataatccCTGCCAAAGCATCACATACCTGAGAAAACGTAATTTTGCACTTTCATAGAATTAATAGTATATGCCAGAAagcaattaaaaagaaatagtatATACCAGAAAGGACCATGAGCATTATGATGAGAAGGACCAGGGGGAAGATGGACATGGTCAATGAATATCTCTGGTGGATGAACATTCACTTTAGAAGCATATTCCTCCTTTGCTGAATCCAGCACAGACTCCACCAAATGCACATCATCTTTGCGACAACGAAGTAAGACAGCAGGCTCTTTCAGTCTGACCAAACTCTGCAATAAAACAACATTACTTTAAGATTCAACTGTACACAGAAGTCATTCCAATCAAAAACTCCATACATGTTTATCTAATGTTGCAACTTTCTAAGATTTTCAAGAATGGTTTAATGATCTTGCTATTTGCTGACCTGAACAATTAGATctttcaaaagatttttatacACATGGTGATCACGGCTCACATTCAGAAGGTCCTTGGATGCCGCCTCTTTCATTGAATTAACCACGTCATCTTGAGCCTGAAGGACCTTAATCCTAGATGCATTAAGCTGCATCGAATACTCActgcaagaaaataaacaaaaacttAAGTCTTATTCTCAACAGAACAGTGTTTTCCTAATCATTCCCACATGCCAAGTCTGCATCAAGACAAACTGAATTAACTGTGCTTTCGCTAATCAAACTGCTTCAATGTTCTAATCATAACCCTAAATCACATTACGCTTTCAGATCACTAACTACACCAGTGCCATTTTCAAATCTGACTTTCAACGAGTTATAATTAAGTGCCAAATTTTGCTTATATTTAAGTAGAAATCTCAGTTTGAATTCGACTTAATATCCACTAAAATATAGAAATTCAGTACGATGAATAAAGTAAACTATAAACTGAAATTTACAGCCAAAAAACAGGAAAATAGATAAAgttaaaaagaatattaatttacattttctttcGAATTTCGActtgcttcttcttcttctcgtACTCTTGTCtgatcttcttcttctccgcCTCCACCAATTGGAGCTTCTCGATGTTGAATTCCTAAAATACCCATCGTTTAACCATCAATTCACCGGAGTACCAAAAACTCACAAAAATTTTAAgccagaagaaaaaaaaaagggaaaagtgaatgaatgaatgaaaatagCAGTACCTCTTCAGCGGAAACTGAGATCTCGTTAGCCTTTTCCTCCGCTTCTTGGCGGATGAATCTTACCATCTGCTGGATCTGCTTCGATACATCTGCGTCGTTCATTTTTGCGGGGATCTTGATTTGGTTTTTGATGATCTGATCAGATAAGAGTGTAGAagaagagtttttttttactttagcTGATTTTCGAtcgataaaagaaaatgaagagaacTGTGAAGACAGTTTTTATTCATGCTTCGCAGATGTGTATGACCAAGAGccgtttgtttttattttttattttttattttttattttttaagaaaataaaatcagttcccatttatttattcttttaggCTATTTTGTAGTTATCCTCATAATGACGGGGACATTGTCTGATCGTCAGATTTTGGGAAGTATCAAATTCTCAATCGTCGGATTTTGATCCCCGCTGttgttttttgattttaatacactagtttaataaaaaatttaaaaaattatcaagtgACAAAATTTTGCTCTTTGGGAAGTTAGTGAGATGAAAGtgaaaattaacaaaatttattataacgacatttatgataattttagtgaatattagtgattaattattttttatgaagaatatttggatatttatttttttaatccaattatttatagtACTCATCTTTATGGGCAAATGCTGATAAGAAATTCCTTAcacatatattatataaaaaaatacaaaatattttaaaatgtctttaaactatgaaaaaattttgaaattgatttgtattcttttattacatttaaacatattattatatttttattttaaatcaaataaatttttataattaataattaataaattgttGTTAATTTCATTTACATCGTCTAACATACTGATATGTTATAATAGATAATAATGTgataaaataacatatgacATCCTTCACCCTCCAtctcaataataaaattataagtattattttgactaataataattaattaatcattaatcaaagttatttgacttaaattaaaagcataaaaacttaattgaatacAATAGAATAAGAAGAGTTCATTTgagttttattaaataatttaagaacttTTCCAAACATTATGCCACCAAAAATCTATTGGTCCAACAAATTATTAAGAACATGAATTTATTCAATTGTTTAAGTCtacatatttaaattttaacttttttttaagcaCAATACTCAAAAAATCCCTTACactattcaataaaatataaataaatttttatttttttattatattgcATTCAACTAAATCATGTACTTTTTActtcaaataagtttttataactaatagttAACAAATTATCATTAGTGAAAATgctatttgtcattttatactcatatAAGACTAATATGAAAGGTAAAATATACCACATTTATATAGCatattattatcaattataatatgtcaaTATGCTATATTAGCACCACGTATTataaaaatgacaagtgatattttgacttAATCAACCATAAGTTATAAGCattaattttgatcaaaataaaaatataaaaatttatttgatttaaaataaaagtaaatgaGCTTAACtaaattcaatataataatcaaaattgaataatttatgaaatttttaaatattatgtttttttataaaatcaaatattatataaaaaatttacattcacaattaaataattttaatatgtgcgattatattttaaaattacaaaatctttcttcttcctcatcaTCAAATCAAGATCTCACGTTTTAAGACTTTAATACCAATATAATTACTACTAAACTAAGATcaaagccttttttttttaaagctttCACATATTCCCCTTTATTTGAAGTAGTGTCACGTAAGTTTATGTAATTAACAAATGATCCAAGACAAAGAGAATATGACTACATGATCCAGGCCCATTAATTATTGTGACCAATTATTGAACATACATGACCATAAATACACCTTTCACAAAATGGAGAGAACAAAAGCACCATGGGTGCCATGCCAGGTGCCACGTAACTAAAACGGTGACGGAGTCAAATGTGCTAATTGATAAACTCCAAAAGATAAAAGGGTTAAGCTAAGTCACAACgtgtattttatatttatgggtACAATACtcttactttttaaaattttagataaatttgttaatttttaaaatagatactttattttaaaaaatatcatctattaaacatataaatataattattaatcaatCGTTAATGTTTTCATTAGTTTGATAAcgtaataatattaaaaaataattttatattttattaattttaaaaattattattatataattttttttgtaaaaaaagtGGGGAGCACCCAAGAGAAAAGAGCACCAATCAATGttccttgaatttctttttttttattatataataatagtttttaaaattaataaaaaataaatttttttgggcataatatataaaaaagtcataaattattttaaaaaattcaaataaatctttatatttttattttatttaatcaaatctttatacttttagtttgaaccaaataaattcttatactttttattttgaatcaaataaactcttataactaataattgactcaatcaaaatattatttgtattttatatCACATGATACTGATGTGTcatgttaaaatattataattgattatgaCGTGGtatgttaatatattataattgataataacaaatatattaatttagtATAATAACATGattatgtgatattttttacTCTCTACATCAATGTCATGTCAGTATcatgtaaatataaaataataagtaatatttttattaatgataattaatcaattattaattataaaaatttatttgacttaaaataaaagtacaaagacttgattaaatataataaaaataaaaaattatttaaatattttaaataatttaaagaactTATTTGAGTATTATGCGTTTTTTGTTTCATATTTGTTGTTAAcgatatttatattttcaagatcaactgtttatttttaatacCAATAGATTTACTTAGAATTATATCTAAAAGTTAGAAGTAGGAGtgttttatcttatttttatatatggatgtaatatcaaatattaatacaTATGATTACAAGACAGATCAAGCGTCGTTGATTATGCCATGTGGATATGCCCAACAAGATGCATTTTCTTGTGGCTTTGAAGATTGAAACGATACCGTATTTCCTCGTTATCAGCGGTCTAATAATAATCTATTAAAGCTAAGCCCGTTAATTAGAAAAAGACCCGTTACTTTTcgattttaatattattaaccTTTCTAAATACGAGAAAAACAGAAAACCGAAAAAAGGCAGACACGACCTTGAACCTGTCAGTTAGAACGTCTTATTCCTCGAACCAACACAGTAAAAGAAACAACACTCCAACTCTGATTTAAATTCAAGATTTTCTGTGTTTTTTCTTTCGTCAACCTCGTTTAATCTCTCCTCCAGATCTGtttcttaaattataaaagaaaaaaacagagaaGGGTTTTTCCATTAAATCCTGTTTATTTATCGAGGGTTGCAGAAAAGGAGCAAGGGAAAATGCGTAGCCGGGGATCGAGTAACCGGCTATCTAACTCTGGTGGCTCTGCTTTCCATTCTCGATTTTCGGCTATGGTTCTCGCCATGTTTGCTACCATGGCTACGATTTACGTTGCCGGCCGGTTAGttcttgttttccttttcggttttctttttctttctgtgttaaaatatatatttttattctgagggcttttcatttttggcGTTTAAATATAGCATGTGGCAGGATGCAGAGAGCAGAGTATATTTAATTCAAGAACTTGATAAGCGAACTGGTCAggtgattttcttttctcgTTTTCTTGATCTCAGcggctttctttcttttctttgcctTGGGTTGGGCTTGCTAACTGGTACGTTTGGCTTTTGGCGGTACCTAGAATTGTTTCTTTGCaacattttattcaaaaacTTTGCCCTTTAATAAGTGTTTGAAGACGATCTAATTTTCGTTGGAGTTGAATTCTCTATCAATCTTGATGTTTCAGCATAGAATTGGTAGTTGGGAATTGATTTTCTGAAGTTTTTTTGATAACGTTCATCTTTAACAGTTGGAAGATGATCTCTTTACTGGATAAATGAGTTGGACTGCAATGACATTTTAAGTGTTGAATTTTTTCAGGGTCATTCTGCTATATCTGTTGATGATACACTAAAAATTATAGCGTGCAGGTAATGTCTTGGTTTTGCCTTTCTGCTGTATCTTATTACTCTGGATATTGAGTCTAATTTGACAAAGATTGACATTCCAGGGAACAACAGAAAAAACTATCAGCTGTTGAGATGGAGCTAGCGGCTGCTAGGCAGGAAGGTTTTGTTTCAAAGCAGCACTTGGAGAATGATGGTACTCATTCTAAGAAAAGGCTTTTAGCTGTTATAGGAATTGTCACAACATTTGGacggaagaaaaatagagatgCAATTCGGAAAGCATGGATGCAATCTGGTGATGGTTCTTTTCTCTTGACAAGTTATATCTTTTATTGGTGGTATAAGGataattgaaaatattgagCCATGCCAATATGTTGGGccctaaatattttatttgttcaattatatatatatatatatatatatatatatatatagggtTGAGTGGCATTACAACACATGAAATACAATGAAGTTGAATGCTTTATGAGTTTCAAACAGGCACATAGGAGAGTGTTGTCTGCTGACAGCCAATAGTCAGTCATGTGCAACCTTATTAACTACTAATTTTATGTGTACAATGGAGTTATCATCTATGTTTGTTTGGCTGTAAATCAGATGGCTCCAATCAGGTGTAGTTACCTATATTGATATCCATAGCAAGTTCAAAAAACTAGATTTGCTTTAGTGAAACTAAGAGGCCAAATGACCAATGGATACTATTCTGTTATAGTTTAGATGGCTTAACATCAATAGCATCAAATAGTTCACAAAGATCAAAACTAGAAGAGATGAGAatatatgtaattttaatCTCTCTTGACTCAGATGGAGCTTGAAAGAATATTTCCCTTCGCTGCTGTAGTTGATGGACGATTCACATTCCATTTTCGTTCTCCCTCTGTTAAAGTATTCATAGACTTTGTAAATATCTTGCAACCTAATTATAAATTTCCCCAGGTAGTAGTTAACCTGAAAATATCATATTTGCAGGTGCGGCTTTGAAAAAATTGGAAGGAGAGAAGGGAATCGTTGTGCGATTCGTAATAGGAAAAAGGTCTCTAATTGATGATCTTTGGTTATCAAGtatttgtttttctgtttctgtttattgaaatttattttacttgcaGTGCAAATCGTGGAGATAGTTTGGACAGAGAGATCGACAATGAAAACAGCCAGACTAATGACTTCATTATTCTGGTATGTTGACCTGCTATTTGAAGCTATTTCATGCATATCTTGTGAggtttaaattttgattacaGGAACTTTGTggttatattaaattattctgACAAAAATTTGTAGCACTCAGAAGTTTAGTgctaaatatatttaaaaatttaagtaaCTTGCAGATATCCTTCATTCTAAATTTTGG
This window encodes:
- the LOC18606566 gene encoding V-type proton ATPase subunit E, which encodes MNDADVSKQIQQMVRFIRQEAEEKANEISVSAEEEFNIEKLQLVEAEKKKIRQEYEKKKKQVEIRKKIEYSMQLNASRIKVLQAQDDVVNSMKEAASKDLLNVSRDHHVYKNLLKDLIVQSLVRLKEPAVLLRCRKDDVHLVESVLDSAKEEYASKVNVHPPEIFIDHVHLPPGPSHHNAHGPFCSGGVVLASRDGKIVCENTLDARLDVAFRKKLPEIRKWLFSQAAA
- the LOC18606567 gene encoding hydroxyproline O-galactosyltransferase HPGT1, coding for MRSRGSSNRLSNSGGSAFHSRFSAMVLAMFATMATIYVAGRMWQDAESRVYLIQELDKRTGQGHSAISVDDTLKIIACREQQKKLSAVEMELAAARQEGFVSKQHLENDGTHSKKRLLAVIGIVTTFGRKKNRDAIRKAWMQSGAALKKLEGEKGIVVRFVIGKSANRGDSLDREIDNENSQTNDFIILNHVETPEERSKKIKFFFVHAVESWDAEFYVKVNDDVYVNIDALGATLSAHMDKPRVYLGCMKSGEVFSEPTHKWYEPDWWKFGDKKLYFRHASGEIYAISRVLAQFISINRSILRTYAHDDVSAGSWFIGLDVKHVDEGKFCCSSWLTGSICAAV